In Phocoena phocoena chromosome 3, mPhoPho1.1, whole genome shotgun sequence, the DNA window CAAGTCCTTACAACAAAGTAAACTAACCCGCCCAACCCCCGCCCAGGTTTTGCTACAGAATCAGCAAGTTcactccctccccccaaaaaaaaacacaaattaaaacaagacaTCTTGCTAGTATAAAAACGACCAAGGtccaagtaataataaaaaaatagagtcCATCAATGACTGTAACACAAAAATGTGTATGTGGGGCCAAGTCCATCTTCAGAGGGAGACAAGGGAGGTGGCAGGCAAACAGGGCAACACCCCCAAGGGTGAACAGCCTAAGAAGTGGCTTCCCCAAGGGCAAAACGGGGAAGGCGGTGGGAGGGGAAAGGACTTAGGAGTCGACCCTAGTTGGGCGGTTGAAAACAGCTACCCCTATAGCCACTCccaggcattaaaaaaattttagaaggaGCTGCCTCCATACCCACCCCCACCGCCATAGCCACCTCTGTAAGGTCCACTGTTACTGCGACCTCCCCAGCTGCTGCCTCCTccaccgccgccgccaccgctcTTCATGGGCCCGTAGGACGACTGGTGCTGGCTGTAGCTACCGAAGCCGCCGAAGCCGTTACCGTAGTCGCTTCCACCGTAGGACGAACCGCCTCCGCCGCCTCCGTAGGCGTTGTAGCCACCGCCGCCGCCGTAACCACCGTAGCTGTTGTAGCCGCCGCCGCCCTTAGACAGGCCGTTCTGGTCACGACCACCGCCCCGACCCCGACCGCCCCGGCCACCCCGGGAGGAGCGGGAGCCGCCTCCGCCCCCACCGGAGTGGATATCCTCCTTAGGGACAGCCTTCTTCACCTCCACGCGATGGCCCTGGATCGGATGGAACTTGACCACCGCGGCCTTGTCTGCCGCGTCGTGATTCTGAAAATACACGAAGCCGAAACCACGCTTCTTGCCAGACTGCTTGTCGGCAATAATCTCGGCCTTTTCCACGGTGCCAAACTGCGAGAAGTGCTCTATCAGGTCGCCCTCGGCCACGTCTCCCTTAAGGCCCCCGACAAAGAGCTTCTTCACCTTGGCGTGGGCACCGGGCCGCGCCGAATCCTCCCGGGACACCGCCCGCTTCAGCTCCACCGTGTTGCCGTCCACGGCATGGGGCGAGGCGGCCATGGCGGCATCGGCCTCCTCCACATTGGAGTAGGTCACGAAGCCAAAGCAACGGGAGCGCTTGGTCTGGGGGTTCACCACCACCACGCAGTCCGTCAGGGTCCCAAAGGCCTCAAAGTGGCCGCGCAGGCCCGACTCACTCGTCTGCACGTTGAGGCCGCCGATGAACAGCTTACACAGCTGGGAATTCTCCATCTCCACGGCCCGGGCCTTCCCCCCGCCCTGCGAGCTCCGAGGTTTCGCCGTCGCCGTTATCGTTAGCTAAGGCTTCTTCACAGCTTGGGCCCAGCCGTCGCTGGAGCCGCCCCCGCCGGTCACCGacggggaagggaagaagggaagggaagggaaagaggaagagaggaaggggaagggaaggggaaaggtgCCGGCTAGAGGGCGAGCCGAGGAGAGTTGAAGGCAAGCGAGGACGCCGCTACCGCCACCTCCGCTCCCTTATCTGGGCACCACACAAAGAGGCCGCTGAACGCGCGCGCACCCTCGCCGAGGCGTGCGTCACCGCGGACGTACGACAGCCCAGGGCTGCCCGCCAATCCCCGCCTCGCTCTCATTAGTCCCGCCTACCGCGCTGCCGCGCCGCTCTAGGTCACGGACTCCCCGCCCTCCGCGGTCTATTCAAGCCCTCGGCCTGCGCTGCTCCCACCACCGCCTCTACCGCCCCGTTTTCAACCCCAGGATCCTCAGTTCGCCCTGACTAGGGACTCTTCCTGCCCTTAGCGAACCTTTGCGATTCATTTGCCCCCAGCCCCGCGGCTGTTCCCGGTGATTTTCCCCCTCCCCTAGCCGTGTCCCCTCGCCAAACTCCGCAGTGGCGTTCGCGCCAGCCCCTTGAGAGACGTGTCAGCTCAGCCAATCACGGCGATCCGCTCGCACCCACTTCCGTTTGCGGCAGCTGCTGGACGGGCGCGCTCCCCGGTGCGCGCTGGCCCCGGCGCCCCTAGCGTGCAGAGCTCGCTTGCCACCCCCACGCCTCCTCCCGCGCTGGGCTGGCCGCGGGGtgggaaatgggggaggggtcGAACAGGGGACGCGCTGGGGGACGTTCCCAACGGATGCGGCCTGGGGCGCCACGCGCGGGCTTTTTGAAAACTTGACTGTTGGGGTTGGGGGTCCGGATTTATTTGCCGTGTTTCGGCCGGGCCGCTACACCTGGCGTCCTCGCCCCTCCCGTCCGCACAAAGATGGAGGGAAGAGGCCTAGTCGGGGAAGGCAGTTATTAACCGTTTATAGTGGGCCAGAGCGGCGATTAGACTAAAACGCCGGCACGTGGCCCTGCGCAAAAGAGAGCCCGAGGCCATGTGAAGGACAGCGGCGCGCCTCCAGACTTTCCGACCAAGGCGTGGCGCGAAACCCCCGCCACCCCTAGGCCGTCCGTGAAGCCCTCCCGCGACACTCCTCTCGGCCTCCCTTCGCGCATTCAGACAGAGGACATTTTCATATTACCCCAgtgtacacatatttttttctttttttttttttcgcggtacgcgggcctctcactgttgcggcccctcccgctgcggagcacaggctccggacgcgcaggcttagcggctatggctcacgggcccagccgctccacggcatgtgggatcttcccggaccggggcacgaacccgtgtcccccgcatcggcaggcggactctcaaccactgcgccaccaggaaagcccaaacaTTAGGTTTTTAAAGGAGTTTCCAATCGGACTGGGAGCCGAGGGAGTTAAACACATGAACACTGTATGTTAAGTATTACGCACCCCTGAGAACTGCCTTACGGACCCAGATGGGAATGCAAGAAAGTTACAGTGGCTTCCATTTATTGAACCTTTTGTGTGCCAAGCAAGATACAAGGAGTGCGACACGGTGTAAGACATGTGACCGAAAGCCCAAAAACCATGTGGTAAATTAGAAGAGGAATTCCTCACTGTATCCTGGAATGGAATGTATTCAGAAATGATTAAAGAGGTAGAAGTTGCACTGAATCGCAGAGTCAAAGGCTAGATAAGATTTCTATAGGGAGTTTATCTGAACAAAATCTGGAGGAAATTTATAAGCTTCCAGGGACAATGAGTAGACCAGTTTGACTGGATCAGGAGGTTTttgacattaaaaagtaaaataagggtcTTGGTATTATGGAATGTTTTGAAATTTAGATTAAGGAGTATGAATATTATTTCAGAGGCATACAGATAGGCTTCCAAGTTTGGGGACAATCTATAGTCTGGCTCTAACACCTACTAACCATGTGACCATCAAGTTGTGTGACTTCAGACAGGTTACctaacctttttaaaattaaattataagttTTATTATCTGAAAATCAGAACATAAAACACCTACCCACTgtggtaaaaattaaatgagattctGCATGTAAACgcagagcacagtgcctggcacatagtaagtgctcaatttaTCCAATAAATACTATACCGAGTGCTGGGAACAGGGCAGTAAACaatagacaaaaatctctgccctcatggaacttatattcttGTGGGGAGAAGCAGACAATAAATAAGAATGGTATACAGCATGTTTGATAGTGATAAGTGccattgaaaaaattaaaagagaaggaCAATAGGAAACTACTACCTTGTCATTACAAAACACAATTCAGGTAAGTCAGGATTTGCTAACCAATTGataaagaatgaggaaaataaaaaaaaaaaaaaaaaaaaaaaagaatgaggaaaataaaagcattccAGTGTTTGAAATCTGGAAGCCAAAAACTGCAGCATAATAGTGTAAGGctaactggcccgaggcaggggaacacaatcagattcacaggttgcatcagaccgaaactctccggaccacccagttccaggaactgacctggggactttgcaccaggcccagccttcccgcctttcgaggggcgggactaacggtcccccaggatacccgaaaagaccaccaaataaggaataccctgcgccctcccagattcaccacacccctttcccttcttcccctataaaatcttgcccaaccctcgcccgggtgcgacttctctggcctgtttctctcggaccagtgaacctcgccagggagcgctccctaataaagctcacttgaagctttcctctgtttcgcggtgccgtttgttaagatccgaccttacaaatagaactagaaaaatctaacaaaagaaaCTATTTTGGAGGAAGTGGGGGAGATGATGAACATAGTTGTTAATGTTTAAGGTGATACTGGGATATTCATGTGGCACTGTTTTCTGGGATGCCCAAGACTATAGCTCAGATGAGAGATTAGACCTGAAGGAATTCAGAGTCATCcaagtaaatgtaaaataataaaaggtgAATTTCTGAAAGAGAATAAGACCATAACTTATTTTTCCATCTAAACTGTAAATTCTAAAGTAACAGTTTTTTCCTACATTGTTTTGAAATAATCCTCCATACCACCTTATTGAGGACCCATTATTGGTTTAATGTCTATTGACTAGGAAAGCTTCAAAGAAATGTATGTCTAGTATAAGCCTTACATATAGAAGgaggatagggatggtgggagacaACACAAGCATGTTTGAGAGACATTTAGAAAACCAGGATAAATGCAAGATAATTGGGATGTTAGATTCTTTTCAGAGATTAGATTGGTAAAGGTAGGGACAGTGAATAAGAAGTGTTATATAAACACTTAAATGATGCTGTCGCTTTCCTACCCCTCAGATCATtcaggagaaaaacatttttttttctactttacctTTTAGATCATTGCCTGAGTATGGTTCTTGGCTTTACCTTGCTTACAGGTATGTCAGCcttccaaaacaaaaaagttttaaaatataactgaaatttaGACAACCTTTGTTTTCCATCCCTCCTACAAATGTGATTACAAAAACCTAACTGAATATGGTGTTTAAACGACTCATAGAAATGCACAATAAAAAGGgcatatttgggcttccctggtagcacagtggttgagagtccgcctgccgatgcaggggacacgggttcgtgccctggtccgggaagatcccacatgccgcggagcagctgggcccgtgagccatggccgctgagcctgcgtgtccggagcctgttgctccacaacgggagaggccacaacagtgagaggcccgcgtaccgcaaaaaaaaaaaaaaaaaaaaaaaaaaaaaaaaaaaaaaggcgtatTTTACTGTACCTAAATATACCCAGAAAAAGAGaactagagaaaaggaaaaagaatgagctGAAGAAGAGGGGGGAAACTATGGCCAGCTATATTTTCAGAAAGCAGcaactctgcttttttttttttttttaagtcaactttTTATTATATCCAAGAGTTTCTTTTCGCAGTTAAGAGTTCTGTTGTGGCCTGAACTGTGTCCCCATCCTTCCCTCtatattcatattttgaagcccTAGCCCCCAGTACTTCTGAGTGTAACTATAATTGAAGATAAGTTActtaaagaggtgattaatttaaaatgaggctCTTAGGATGGAGCCCTAATCCATATGGTTAGTGTCCttattagaaaaggaagagacaccaggggcaTATGTGCACAGAGCAATGACCatgtgaagaggcagcaagagggtggtcatctgcaagccagggagaaAGATCTCAGAAGAActcaaccctgctggcaccttgatcttggacctccagcctccaaaAGTTGgagaaaaaatttctgttgtttaaaccacatattctttgatattttgttatggcagccctagcaaaccaatacatgttccatttttatttactcAAGGTACTTTCCAAAAGGGCAGTCTGCCATTTGTGATGAGGTACAGTCTTTCTAATGGACTCTTTAGCAACTCACATCAACAGCCTTAAAATCTGACCCATTCTTCTGAACCAGTAATGATGCTTCTggaaatttatcctaaggaaataattgagGATCTGTGTAAGAGTTCAGCTACAACATCTCAATACTgtttaaactagaaaaaaaaaaaggaaactatctAAATGCCTCCAAATAGCTAACTAAttaaacaaataaggaaataattaagtaAACAGTTCAGGTAAGAATATTATGAAGCAGTTAAATTGATACTATATAGGAAAAAAAGTGACTGGTACTTGGGTATGAATCTTACACCATTATGATGATGTGTGAAAGGTCACATTACTTATTTTACCAAATCAAATTAAGTCTAACTTTAAACCACATACTTGACAGAATTCACCTTTGctgaatgcaatttttttttttttttttgcagtacgcgggcctctcactgttgtggcctctcccgttgcggagcacaggctccagacgcgcaggctcagcggccatgactcacgggcctagccgctccgcggcatgtgggatcttcccagacccgggcacgaacccgtatcccctgcatcggcaggcagactctcaaccactgcgccaccaggaaagcccaacgTTTATTTTTTTAGTGCACTGTTTTACTTAGTCCAGTAagaacttcaatttttttaatatttattttcttcagcaAATTTTATACAGAATATTTTCCTCTCCAGGAGACATGTATCGGATCCATGTGAAAATGAAGTTTTTTAATCTTACCTGTTAAGTCCATTTCAACTTCTAGTTTTAGCCTATAATATAGTTCAAAATGTGTATAACAGCTTAATAAAGCTTCTTTTCCTCACACAGAAAAGGGAAATAATGTGCACTGATTGAGATCAAATTTCCATCAACCTAAAGAGTGGCAAATCAGGGTAAAATTTAATTTGTGAAGTATTCTATACTCAAATTTGTGAATAAAGTAATATTCATACTACCATATACATTTTGAGTCATCAGGAATCTGGTCCTTCCTAATTTCTAAATATACACTGAACAGTGCAAAGAACAGGTTAGTCTACTCAGTAATAAGCTGTAAGAGTGGTATTTAGTTGTAGTTGTTCAGTGAGTTCAGATTATGTACAGAGCCTTTCTGGATCATTCGGGATCTAAACATTTTTAGTCAAATGATATTTATTATCATAATTTCAGCACattaatatgagaaaggaaattacacgcttcttttttttcaaataaaactaggaaaacagtggaaaaaaataaaaataattagccaAGATTTATACAAGCAACAACAGTATACTAATGATTAGCAGCTATGAAATCAAGAATCAAATGCTTCCTGAGGAACCTATTCCATATGATAATCACTGACTGAGACCTCTCAATGTATTTAGCAgtgatttgtttgtttgggatTGACTATCTGTACAGCATAATTTACCTAAAATCTGTTTTACTTTGCTGCCCAGGATTCTAAATATGGTCAATTTTCCAGCTtctgaaataatatataaagCACTTTTCATTCATAGGAATCAAATGAAGTGATTTCTTTCAAGGATTAAAAGTGCATATAATTCAGTTCAAATTCTAATAATTTGTTAATTCCCATCATTGGTTTTGAGGAGTTTATGTTTCACCAAGCCTTGATATGATTATCTACTGCATACAGCCAAAATATATAGTAATACAATTTCTAAGTTTCATCACAAGGTTTTGATCATGGTTTTGTAAAAACACTGATCTGATCTTACTGGCACATTCAAAAGTTCTACCAAAAATAGTAAGTCCCATTATATCTAAGCATGTAATGTCAGTAAGGGTCCTTTATTACcctgtatttctattttaaaagaatcttctTACTCTACATTCTAGAATCACAAGAAGAATAGAGCATGAAGAGACCTTTTATTGGTCATCCAGTCCAAAACTTTCATGTGCACATGTGGCCCAGAGAGTTAAAATGACACgcccagggccacacagacaGGTAGCGGCAGAGTCACAACTTCTAATCTGCAGTCAACTGGCTTTTTCACACATGGCTAAGCCTATGACAGTCTTCTTCGTATAGTTTCTGTATCGGCttccttatttggaaaataaaaacatcattaaAGAAGGAGTTGGGTTGTCATTCTATCCTTCTAGCCATCATTTATCTGAAGTCTACTGAAGTAGACTCAATTCAGAGCTCAATTTCTCCTGGCTCAAATTAAGATTAAAAGAAATACGAGGTTTGGGTATTTGAATGACAACTTGTACCTGGAAGATAAAGCTGTAAGAAAACTGGAATTAAACCAGTATTCACCCCATACCTGCTCCCAGCCCCAAGTCAGATGCAGGAGCACTGGGAAAGCGAAGAGAACATCTGAGTCTACCAAATGTTGAGCTGGcttgttccttccttcccaccactTCAGCTTTTGGgttagaaaaaataatacaaaaccaaGCTTGTTGAGGTATACTGAGTCCATCTGGCATTAATTTCTGGAGGCACATATCAAACTGAAATATCTCAGCTGTTTCACAGAAAAGGTACAATTAGACTTATGCCGaatttttctggggaaaaaagtcTTTTCATGTGTAAGTAATTTCCCCCAGATCTTGCGAGCTATAAATGTGTATGTTGAGTATGAAAGTTACTTCACAGTCTAGGCGAAGGAAACATCATACTCTTTTTCTACTGTCAAATCTCATCTTAAGCCACCACTCCTCAAGTTGATAGAAATTTAACCTCAATCACTACTAGGGTCAAGTCCCACCCCTAGGATAAAGACTTCAGGTTGTACACAGTCCAGAATACTTAGGGACAGCCCCCTGATCTTTGGTCCAGATTGGTCCCTCCTGATAAGACTACAGGGTCCCTTGCAGGAAAGTGActctgctgtttcctgaaacttgCCGCCCAGCTCAAGCTGGGACTCCTTTTTACCAAGGCTAGGAACCCCAACACCAAAGGTTCAGCTTCCCACTGTACCACAAAGCCATTCCACACTGAGGACAGGCTGCATCCCCAGGGGATTATAAAAGAGCAGCTCAGAGGAACTGGATGCTGGTTGCTGATACTCATGGAGCCCTCCCTCCCCGAAAAAATCGCTCTTTGAGGTCTCCATAGTAGACTCTCCCTCTTAGGCtcttgcctctctctcctctcccctgggAACACCTGGCATAAGCCCTTCGATgagtttaggttttcttttttttaattttcctctctttattccagcaaatgaaaaataaaaatagatgaaatcATAATATCACTAAGTCTGAGAATAAACATCAAAacttgactgttttctttcctttaaggcAGAACTAgaggatgagatttttttttaacttttcattttatattggcgtacagttgattaacaatattctgctagtctcaggtgtacagcaaagtgattcagccatacacatacatgcatccattctttttcaaattccgcTCCCGTCTAGGTTGCCATgtaatattgagcagagctccttgtgctacacagtaggtccctgCAAGCTTTAAAAAACTAAAGGCAATTGTAATTCTGCATCGGTCCAGTTGAACAAAAGCtcaaagaaagtagaaaagtaTTCTTGAAGTAGggcaagaaaacagaataaaaagcaaattaatatttcaataaattatctTACCGCATGTGTCTATCGTAAGGTGTcctttttgttaaattatttgaaaGCGGGTATGATATGACAGAGGCTACATTCTCCATCCCTATTCATGTTTCTGAGGAGTGCCTCCTGCAGGCACAAGTTTAGGGCAATTTGTGATTGAATTCTCAGCTCAAGAAGCATCGTGTGcagtgtaaggtcggatcttaacaaacggccgcgaaacagaggaaagcttcaagcgagctttattagggagcgctccctggcgaggttcactggtccgagagaaacgggccagagaagtcgcacccaggcgagggttgggcaagattttataggggaagaagggaaaggggtgtggtgaatctgggagggcgcagggtattccttatttggtggtcttttcgggtatcctgggggaccgttagtcccgcccctcgaaaggcgggaaggctgggctgggttcaaagtccccaggtcagttcctggaactgggtggtccggaatgtctccagggcagtttctggaactgggtggtccggaatgtctccagggcagtttctggaactgggtggtctgggagaatttcggtctgatgcaacctgtgaatctgattgtgttcccctgcctcgggccagttggccttacatgcAGTTTTTAGACAAATGATTATCTGTACCAGTTGGGGAGCATCTTCTTTGACATTATGCTCTTGGTTGTCAGTTTTAGGGTCATAGAAGTGAATATATCCCCTATGTCAGTGAATGGTACCACCGTCCAGCTGAGGTTGTTAGAGGTCTTTTCCTTTGACAGCTGCCCCACGACCAATTTCACACTTTCCAGATGTGCAGAACTAATTGTAATTCTCATAAAAGTCATGTTCTCTGAGCTCCAGGCCTTTGCATATGTGACTCCCTCTGCCTAAAATAATGTTTCACAGCCTTTTACATAATTTGTTGCAAACAAAAAGGATAATATTTATACAACACACAGAGATAAACTGGAAGGAATGTGGAATTATCTATATGGGCCTTGTTGGAAGAAAAttcaacagagaaaatatttaataagatatCAAAACATTTTAACGAgaaactttagtttcctcatttaaacataactttattcttttcatgttAAAATAATTCCGAACTTACAAAAGAGTTTCAATGATAACactataaataacttttttccccTCGAGAGTAAATTACCAACACAGATACCCCAGTGCCCATGCTACCCAGATGCCCCCTTCACTTCAATCAAGCTCCAACACCTTGTGCCAGACTTGCCGCTGTCACC includes these proteins:
- the HNRNPA0 gene encoding heterogeneous nuclear ribonucleoprotein A0 → MENSQLCKLFIGGLNVQTSESGLRGHFEAFGTLTDCVVVVNPQTKRSRCFGFVTYSNVEEADAAMAASPHAVDGNTVELKRAVSREDSARPGAHAKVKKLFVGGLKGDVAEGDLIEHFSQFGTVEKAEIIADKQSGKKRGFGFVYFQNHDAADKAAVVKFHPIQGHRVEVKKAVPKEDIHSGGGGGGSRSSRGGRGGRGRGGGRDQNGLSKGGGGYNSYGGYGGGGGYNAYGGGGGGSSYGGSDYGNGFGGFGSYSQHQSSYGPMKSGGGGGGGGSSWGGRSNSGPYRGGYGGGGGYGGSSF